One genomic segment of Podarcis muralis chromosome 18, rPodMur119.hap1.1, whole genome shotgun sequence includes these proteins:
- the LOC114588288 gene encoding perilipin-3-like isoform X1 — MVSSAYASTKETHPYLKSVCDVAEKSVKTLTAAAVGGAQPLLTKLEPQIATANQYACKGLDKLEEKLPILQQPSEKVVADTKELVSTKVTGARDTVSGTLNGAKDAVAGGVSGVVEMAKGAVHGGVQMTRSVVAGSVNTVLGSRVGQMVTTGMDVVLGKSEELVDHYLPMTDKELAELATSVEGFEISTVEQQKEQRSYFVRLGSLSAKLRHRAYQHSLGKLRDAKQSTQDALAQLHQTIELMEHVKQGVDRKVHGSQEKLHQMWLDWNQKQAQSDEPQHSLVQPEVESQSLALLRGLTQQLQLSCVTLVSSVQGLPSGIQDRVQQLRQTVEGLHSSFSGARSFQDVPAALLSQSRESIAKARSSMDEMLDYVVQNVPLPWVVGPFAPNLVELPEPEGVGSQAQEDPAEKPKTPQKEPSEPEKEL, encoded by the exons ATGGTCTCCTCAGCTTACGCCTCCACAAAAGAGACCCACCCCTACCTCAAGTCCGTTTGCGACGTGGCAGAGAAGAGCGTGAAGACCCTCACGGCGGCGGCCGTTGGCGGCGCCCAACCTCTCTTGACCAAGCTGGAGCCTCAGA TTGCAACGGCCAATCAGTAtgcttgcaaggggttggacaaaTTGGAAGAGAAACTGCCTATTTTGCAACAGCCATCAGAGAAG GTGGTTGCAGACACGAAGGAACTGGTCTCCACCAAAGTGACAGGGGCCCGGGACACTGTCTCCGGTACCCTCAACGGGGCGAAGGATGCTGTGGCTGGCGGCGTGAGCGGGGTGGTGGAAATGGCCAAAGGGGCCGTACACGGTGGCGTGCAGATGACCAGATCGGTGGTGGCTGGCAGTGTGAACACCGTCCTGGGGTCCAGAGTGGGTCAAATGGTCACCACTGGCATGGATGTGGTCCTGGGCAAGTCTGAAGAGCTAGTGGACCATTATCTCCCGATGACGGACAAAGAACTGG CTGAACTCGCTACCTCCGTCGAGGGTTTTGAAATCTCCACCGTGGAGCAGCAGAAGGAGCAGAGGAGCTACTTTGTGCGCCTGGGGTCTCTCTCGGCCAAACTCCGCCACCGAGCCTACCAGCACTCTCTGGGCAAGTTGAGGGATGCCAAGCAGAGTACCCAAGATGCCCTCGCCCAGCTGCACCAAACCATCGAGCTG ATGGAACATGTCAAACAGGGAGTGGACCGCAAGGTACATGGCAGCCAAGAGAAGTTGCATCAGATGTGGCTGGATTGGAACCAGAAGCAAGCTCAAAGTGATGAGCCACAGCACTCCTTGGTGCAGCCAGAG GTGGAATCCCAGTCTCTCGCCCTGCTTAGGggcctcacccagcagctgcagctctCCTGCGTCACCCTCGTGTCCAGTGTCCAAGGCCTTCCCTCCGGGATCCAGGACAGAGTCCAGCAGCTCCGCCAAACCGTCGAGGGTCTCCACTCCTCCTTCTCCGGGGCTCGCTCCTTCCAAGACGTGCCGGCCGCCCTCCTGAGCCAGAGCCGCGAGAGCATCGCCAAGGCGCGCAGCTCGATGGATGAGATGTTGGACTACGTCGTGCAAAACGTCCCCCTCCCGTGGGTGGTGGGCCCTTTTGCGCCCAACCTGGTGGAGCTTCCAGAGCCAGAGGGAGTTGGCTCCCAGGCGCAGGAAGACCCCGCCGAAAAGCCCAAGACCCCGCAAAAGGAGCCCTCCGAACCGGAGAAGGAACTTTAG
- the LOC114588288 gene encoding perilipin-3-like isoform X2, producing MVSSAYASTKETHPYLKSVCDVAEKSVKTLTAAAVGGAQPLLTKLEPQIATANQYACKGLDKLEEKLPILQQPSEKVVADTKELVSTKVTGARDTVSGTLNGAKDAVAGGVSGVVEMAKGAVHGGVQMTRSVVAGSVNTVLGSRVGQMVTTGMDVVLGKSEELVDHYLPMTDKELAELATSVEGFEISTVEQQKEQRSYFVRLGSLSAKLRHRAYQHSLGKLRDAKQSTQDALAQLHQTIELVESQSLALLRGLTQQLQLSCVTLVSSVQGLPSGIQDRVQQLRQTVEGLHSSFSGARSFQDVPAALLSQSRESIAKARSSMDEMLDYVVQNVPLPWVVGPFAPNLVELPEPEGVGSQAQEDPAEKPKTPQKEPSEPEKEL from the exons ATGGTCTCCTCAGCTTACGCCTCCACAAAAGAGACCCACCCCTACCTCAAGTCCGTTTGCGACGTGGCAGAGAAGAGCGTGAAGACCCTCACGGCGGCGGCCGTTGGCGGCGCCCAACCTCTCTTGACCAAGCTGGAGCCTCAGA TTGCAACGGCCAATCAGTAtgcttgcaaggggttggacaaaTTGGAAGAGAAACTGCCTATTTTGCAACAGCCATCAGAGAAG GTGGTTGCAGACACGAAGGAACTGGTCTCCACCAAAGTGACAGGGGCCCGGGACACTGTCTCCGGTACCCTCAACGGGGCGAAGGATGCTGTGGCTGGCGGCGTGAGCGGGGTGGTGGAAATGGCCAAAGGGGCCGTACACGGTGGCGTGCAGATGACCAGATCGGTGGTGGCTGGCAGTGTGAACACCGTCCTGGGGTCCAGAGTGGGTCAAATGGTCACCACTGGCATGGATGTGGTCCTGGGCAAGTCTGAAGAGCTAGTGGACCATTATCTCCCGATGACGGACAAAGAACTGG CTGAACTCGCTACCTCCGTCGAGGGTTTTGAAATCTCCACCGTGGAGCAGCAGAAGGAGCAGAGGAGCTACTTTGTGCGCCTGGGGTCTCTCTCGGCCAAACTCCGCCACCGAGCCTACCAGCACTCTCTGGGCAAGTTGAGGGATGCCAAGCAGAGTACCCAAGATGCCCTCGCCCAGCTGCACCAAACCATCGAGCTG GTGGAATCCCAGTCTCTCGCCCTGCTTAGGggcctcacccagcagctgcagctctCCTGCGTCACCCTCGTGTCCAGTGTCCAAGGCCTTCCCTCCGGGATCCAGGACAGAGTCCAGCAGCTCCGCCAAACCGTCGAGGGTCTCCACTCCTCCTTCTCCGGGGCTCGCTCCTTCCAAGACGTGCCGGCCGCCCTCCTGAGCCAGAGCCGCGAGAGCATCGCCAAGGCGCGCAGCTCGATGGATGAGATGTTGGACTACGTCGTGCAAAACGTCCCCCTCCCGTGGGTGGTGGGCCCTTTTGCGCCCAACCTGGTGGAGCTTCCAGAGCCAGAGGGAGTTGGCTCCCAGGCGCAGGAAGACCCCGCCGAAAAGCCCAAGACCCCGCAAAAGGAGCCCTCCGAACCGGAGAAGGAACTTTAG